The following are encoded together in the Platichthys flesus chromosome 9, fPlaFle2.1, whole genome shotgun sequence genome:
- the ctbs gene encoding di-N-acetylchitobiase, whose product MTAVEEIVSRSNMSSRVVSWLWLWLLLLTVSVCGANVCPCERPELCQQIRPRRDFEVFLFDVGGQTWKSYNWSMVTTVATFGKYDADLMCYAHSKGARVVLKGDVPLSHVVDQDNRTAWITEKVNLAKSQFMDGINLDIEQAVEEGSPEYRALTALVKETTEAFHREIPGSQVSFDVAWSPNCVDGRCYDYVTIAESCDLLFVMSYDEQSQIMGDCIAMANAPLTQTLNAYDEYLKLKIDPKKLVMGVPWYGYDYVCLNLSQEGICSIAKVPFRGAPCSDAAGKQKPYKWIMKQVQSSMSGRIWDSKQEAPYINYKDQNGHIHQVWYDDPQSICAKADYVTSKGLRGVGMWNSNILDYSSEAVARQQTAMMWNALLGC is encoded by the exons ATGACTGCTGTGGAGGAGATCGTCTCCCGCAGCAACATGTCGTCGCGGGTCGTGTCGtggctgtggttgtggttgttgttgttgacggTGTCGGTGTGTGGAGCCAACGTGTGTCCGTGTGAGAGGCCGGAGCTCTGCCAGCAGATCCGTCCAAGGAGGGACTTCGAG GTGTTTTTGTTCGATGTGGGCGGACAGACATGGAAGTCTTACAACTGGAGCATGGTGACGACAGTGGCGACGTTTGGAAAATATGATGCTGACCTCATGTGCTACGCTCACTCCAAAGGAGCTCGAGTAGTCCTCAAAG GCGACGTTCCCCTCTCCCACGTTGTGGACCAAGACAACAGGACAGCGTGGATAACAGAGAAAGTCAACTTGGCCAAAAGTCAGTTCATGGATGGAATCAACCTCGACATTGAACAAGCGGTGGAGGAGGGCTCGCCAGAGTACCGTGCTTTGACAGCTCTGGTCAAAGAGACCACTGAGGCATTCCACCGGGAGATCCCCGGATCACAG GTCTCGTTCGACGTAGCCTGGTCCCCGAACTGTGTCGATGGGCGCTGTTACGACTACGTCACCATCGCTGAATCCTGCGACCTGCTGTTCGTCATGTCCTACGATGAGCAGAGTCAGATCATGGGGGACTGTATTGCAATGGCAAACGCTCCGCTCACTCAAACACTTAATG CTTACGACGAGTATTTGAAGCTGAAGATTGATCCCAAGAAGCTGGTGATGGGAGTTCCGTGGTACGGCTATGACTACGTATGTCTCAACCTTTCCCAG GAGGGGATCTGCTCCATAGCCAAAGTTCCTTTCCGTGGCGCTCCCTGCAGCGATGCAGCTGGGAAGCAGAAACCATACAAGTGGATCATGAAGCAGGTCCAGAGCTCGATGTCTGGCAGGATATGGGACAGCAAGCAGGAGGCTCCCTACATCAATTACAAG gACCAAAACGGACATATTCATCAGGTTTGGTATGATGACCCACAGAGTATTTGTGCCAAGGCGGACTATGTGACGTCTAAAGGCTTGAGAGGCGTTGGCATGTGGAACTCTAACATCTTGGACTACAGCAGCGAAGCAGTCGCCAGGCAACAGACCGCAATGATGTGGAATGCTCTGTTGGGATGCTAG
- the LOC133961106 gene encoding vitellogenin-2-like, whose product MKVLVLALAVALAAANQVSLAPEFALGKTYVYKYEAVLMGGLPEEGLARAGLKVSSRVLIHAAAADIFMLKLVDPEIFEYSGIWPKEAFIPATKLTTALAAQLLTPIKFEYANGVVGKVFAPAGISETVLNLLRGIINILQLNIKKTQNVYELQEPGVQGICKTHYVISEDVKAERILLTKTKDLNNCQERIIKDIGLAYTEKCVECEARGTTLKGAAAFNYVLKPAPTGALILEATATELIQFSPFSISNGAAQMEAKQILTFVDIEKIPVEPIKAAYLPRGSVQYEFGSELLQTPVQLLRISNAEAQIVETLNHLVTYNVAKVHEDAPLKFIELIQLLRVARLESIEALWTQFKARPDHRHWLLNAIPAIGTHTALRFIKEKFLIGELTIAEVAQALLASVHMVTADLEAIKLVEGLIGNPNIQENPILREVVLLGYGTLVAKYCVENPICPAELVRPIHELAVQALAKGKVEELIVLLKVLGNAGHPASLKPILKLLPGFGSAAANLPLRVQVDAVLALRNIAKREPKMIQDIAIQLFMGKALHPELRMVSAIVLFETKLPMGLVTTLADALLKEKNLQVVSFVYSYMKAMTKNTAPDFASVAAACNVAVKILSPKFDRLSYRFSRALYVDAYHNPLVMGAAATAFYVNDAATLMPRAIVAKARTYLAGAYADVLEVGVRAEGVQEAILKVQEAPANVDRIAKMKQVMKALSDWRANPTSQPLGSLYVKLFGQEIAFANIDKAIVDKIIELATGPALHSYGRKALETLLTGFALHYAKPMLVAEVRRIIPTAVGLPMELSFYTAAVAAATVEFQAIVTPTLPENFQAAQLLKSDINIRAAIAPSVSMHTYAVMGVNTALIQAVLVSRARVHTIVPGKIEARIDMIKGNFKLELLPVQGIDKIASAIVETYAVARNVEDLAAAKITPMIPAKAADQVSREESMVDDVSVSSEFISQLPRKLVKILKIPKGFEKKMCVAIETFGIKACAEIESHNAASIKDCPLYAIIGKHAVLVDVAPAAGPVVEKIEIEIQLGEKAAEKILKVINMSEEEEIPENKNILMKLKKILVPGLKNRTASSSSSSSRSSASLSSSSSKALSSSSSSSSSSSRSSRQSIISSSSSMSKQKLSEMKFTKSHIHQHGLSTARANSKSSAYSIEAIYNKAKYLANAIKPAVIVLIRAVRVDHKVQGYQIAAYFDKATARLQVIVANLAENDHYRICADGVLLSNHKLMAKIAWGLECREYETEITAETGLVGKQPAFRLKLTWDKLPKNMQRYAKDLSEYITRIAREAGISLSKVKNDPKQLKLTVAVASESSLNIILKTPKKTIYKLGVAIPISLPVGETAVELEPYQKNWADKIMYMLTKAQAAECTMTKDTVITFNSRTYKNEMPHSCYQVLAQDCTPELKFLVLLKRDQSQEQNEINVKIANLDVDMYPRDNAIVVKVNGVEIPMDSLPYQHPTGIIQIRQKDEGIALHAPSHGLQEVFLSLNTLNVKVVDWMRGQTCGLCGKADGETRQEYRTPNERLIKNATSYAHSWVLPGKSCRDASECYMKLASVKLENQMTLLGQESKCYSVEPVLRCLPGCMPVRTTTVNVGFHCLPSDSSVDSSEGLSSIYQKSTDVQEEAEAHLACRCTAQCA is encoded by the exons ATGAAGGTGCTTGTGCTAGCTCTTGCTGTGGCCCTTGCAG cgGCGAATCAGGTCAGCCTGG CCCCAGAATTTGCTCTTGGAAAGACCTACGTGTACAAATATGAAGCAGTTCTTATGGGAGGCTTGCCAGAGGAAGGACTGGCAAGGGCCGGACTAAAAGTCAGCAGCAGAGTTTTGATCCATGCTGCCGCTGCTGACATCTTCATGCTGAAG CTTGTAGACCCTGAAATCTTTGAGTACAGTGGTATCTGGCCAAAAGAGGCTTTCATCCCAGCCACCAAGCTCACCACGGCCCTGGCTGCTCAGCTTTTGACACCGATCAAGTTTGAGTATGCTAACGGTGTTGTCGGCAAGGTGTTTGCCCCGGCTGGCATCTCTGAGACAGTGCTGAATCTCCTCAGGGGAATTATTAACATCCTACAGCTGAACATCAAGAAGACCCAGAATGTGTACGAGCTGCAAGAG CCTGGTGTTCAGGGTATCTGCAAGACCCACTATGTCATCAGTGAGGATGTGAAGGCTGAACGCATTCTTCTGACCAAGACCAAGGACCTGAACAATTGTCAGGAGAGAATCATCAAGGACATTGGCCTGGCTTACACCGAGAAATGTGTGGAGTGTGAAGCT AGAGGAACGACCCTGAAGGGAGCTGCTGCATTTAACTACGTCTTGAAGCCAGCACCCACCGGTGCTCTGATCCTGGAGGCAACTGCTACAGAGCTCATTCAGTTCTCTCCTTTCAGCATCTCGAATGGCGCTGCCCAGATGGAGGCTAA GCAAATCCTGACCTTCGTGGATATTGAGAAGATCCCAGTGGAGCCCATCAAAGCTGCATATCTTCCCCGTGGATCCGTGCAGTATGAGTTTGGCAGCGAGCTTCTCCAGACACCCGTCCAGCTTCTGAGGATCAGCAATGCCGAGGCTCAG ATTGTTGAGACTCTGAACCACCTGGTGACCTACAATGTGGCCAAGGTCCATGAAGATGCCCCTCTGAAGTTTATTGAGCTCATCCAGCTGTTGCGTGTTGCCAGACTTGAGAGTATTGAGGCTCTCTGGACTCAGTTCAAAGCTAGACCCGATCACAG GCACTGGCTACTGAATGCTATCCCTGCTATTGGCACTCACACTGCTCTGAGGTTCATCAAGGAGAAGTTCCTGATTGGTGAGCTGACTATTGCTGAAGTTGCTCAAGCTCTGCTGGCATCTGTCCACATGGTGACAGCTGATCTGGAAGCCATCAAGCTTGTTGAG GGCCTGATTGGGAACCCCAACATCCAAGAAAACCCAATCCTGCGCGAGGTCGTCTTGCTGGGCTACGGTACTCTTGTTGCCAAATACTGTGTAGAGAATCCAATTTGCCCTGCCGAGCTTGTGAGG CCAATCCATGAACTTGCTGTCCAGGCTCTTGCCAAAGGAAAAGTTGAGGAGCTTATCGTCCTTCTGAAAGTTCTGGGTAATGCTGGACATCCTGCCAGCCTTAAACCAATTTTGAAGCTCCTGCCTGGCTTTGGAAGCGCTGCTGCTAATCTGCCACTCAGAGTTCAGGTTGATGCCGTTTTGGCGTTGAGGAACATTGCAAAGAGAGAGCCCAAGATG ATCCAAGATATTGCCATTCAGCTGTTCATGGGCAAGGCTCTGCATCCAGAGCTCCGTATGGTTTCTGCTATTGTGCTGTTTGAGACAAAGCTGCCCATGGGTCTGGTGACCACTCTTGCCGATGCCctcttgaaagaaaaaaatctacaaGTCGTTAGCTTTGTCTACTCTTACATGAAGGCCATGACCAAGAACACTGCCCCTGACTTCGCTTCTGT TGCTGCAGCCTGCAATGTTGCTGTGAAGATCCTCAGCCCCAAATTCGACAGACTGAGCTACCGCTTCAGCAGAGCTCTCTATGTAGATGCCTATCACA ACCCCTTGGTGATGggtgctgctgccactgcctTCTATGTTAACGATGCTGCAACTCTTATGCCAAGAGCCATCGTGGCCAAAGCCCGCACCTACCTGGCTGGAGCCTACGCTGATGTTCTTGAG GTTGGAGTGAGAGCTGAGGGAGTCCAGGAAGCCATTCTGAAAGTCCAGGAGGCTCCTGCCAATGTTGACAGAATCGCCAAGATGAAACAAGTTATGAAGGCT CTCTCTGATTGGAGGGCTAATCCTACCAGCCAGCCCCTGGGCTCTCTGTACGTGAAATTATTTGGACAGGAAATTGCATTTGCCAACATCGACAAAGCTATTGTTGATAAGATCATTGAG CTGGCCACTGGACCTGCACTTCACAGTTATGGCAGGAAGGCTTTAGAAACTCTGCTGACTGGTTTTGCTCTGCATTATGCTAAACCAATGCTGGTTGCTGAGGTCCGTCGTATCATTCCCACTGCTGTTGGTCTGCCAATGGAGCTGAGTTTCTAcacagctgctgtggctgctgcaacTGTTGAGT tCCAAGCCATTGTGACACCAACTCTGCCTGAGAACTTCCAAGCTGCCCAGCTTCTGAAGTCTGACATCAACATAAGGGCTGCAATTGCTCCAAG TGTTTCCATGCACACCTACGCAGTTATGGGTGTGAATACTGCTCTTATCCAAGCCGTCCTGGTTTCAAGAGCCAGAGTTCACACAATTGTTCCTGGAAAGATTGAGGCAAGAATTGACATGATCAAGGGCAACTTCAAGCTTGAGTTGCTGCCTGTCCAGGGCATCGATAAGATTGCATCTGCAAT TGTTGAGACTTATGCTGTTGCAAGAAATGTGGAAGACCTCGCAGCTGCAAAGATCACACCAATGATTCCAGCCAAAGCCGCAGATCAGGTGTCAAGGGAGGAATCAATGGTTGATGACGTT TCAGTATCATCTGAATTCATTTCTCAACTGCCAAGAAAGCTTGTCAAGATATTGAAAATCCCCAAGGGCTTCGAGAAGAAAATGTGTGTCGCAATAGAAACCTTTGGAATAAAGGCATGCGCTGAGATTGAATCTCACAATGCTGCCTCCATCAAGGACTGTCCACTCTATGCCATCATTGGAAAACATGCTGTCTTGGTTGATGTTGCTCCAG CCGCTGGACCAGTTGTCGAGAAGATAGAAATCGAGATTCAGCTTGGAGAAAAAGCCGCAGAAAAGATCCTCAAAGTGATTAATatgagcgaggaggaggagattccTGAGAACAAGAACATCCTGATGAAACTCAAGAAAATCTTGGTTCCTGGTCTGAAGAACAGGACAgcatcctccagctccagcagctcacGTTCAAGCGCATCCTTGTCTTCCTCAAGCTCAAAGgcactgagcagcagctcctccagctcctcttcaaGCAGTCGTTCATCTCGCCAGTCCATCATCAGCAGTTCTAGCTCCATGTCCAAG CAAAAACTGTCTGAGATGAAGTTTACCAAGAGCCACATCCACCAG CATGGCCTCTCCACAGCCCGTGCAAACAGCAAGAGCAGTGCCTACAGCATTGAAGCTATTTACAATAAG GCAAAGTACCTGGCTAATGCTATTAAACCTGCCGTGATTGTTCTCATTCGTGCCGTGAGAGTCGACCACAAGGTTCAGGGATACCAGATTGCTGCTTACTTTGACAAAGCCACTGCCAGACTCCAGGTTATCGTTGCCAACCTGGCTGAGAATGACCACTACAGAATCTGTGCTGACGGTGTGTTGCTCAGCAACCACAAGCTCATG GCCAAGATCGCCTGGGGCCTTGAATGCAGGGAGTATGAGACTGAGATCACAGCTGAAACTGGTCTTGTGGGTAAACAGCCTGCTTTCCGCCTGAAGCTGACCTGGGACAAACTTCCAAAGAACATGCAGCGCTACGCAAAGGA CCTCTCTGAGTACATTACCCGTATTGCTCGCGAAGCCGGAATCAGCCTGTCGAAGGTCAAGAATGATCCTAAGCAGCTGAAACTGACTGTGGCTGTTGCATCTGAATCAAGTCTGAATATTATTTTGAAGACACCAAAG AAGACCATTTACAAGCTCGGAGTGGCTATCCCCATTTCTCTGCCAGTGGGGGAAACTGCAGTTGAGCTTGAACCATACCAGAAGAACTGGGCTGATAAGATCATGTACATGCTCACCAAGGCTCAAGCAg CTGAGTGCACCATGACCAAGGACACAGTGATCACATTCAACAGCAGGACATACAAGAACGAGATGCCTCACTCATGCTACCAGGTTCTGGCTCAGGATTGCACCCCAGAACTCAAATTTCTAGTTCTGCTGAAGAGAGATCAAAGTCAGGAGCAGAACGAGATCAATGTGAAGATTGCAAACCT TGATGTCGACATGTATCCAAGGGACAACGCCATTGTGGTGAAGGTTAACGGAGTAGAAATCCCCATGGACAGCCTGCCTTATCAGCATCCCACag GCATTATTCAGATCAGACAGAAAGATGAGGGTATTGCTCTCCATGCTCCCAGCCATGGTCTTCAGGAGGTCTTCCTCAGTCTG